Part of the Candidatus Thiothrix putei genome, AAAGCTGCGTGCCAATGTCGATATGTTGACCATGACCGCGACGCCGATTCCGCGCACCCTGAATATGTCGCTGTCGGGCTTGCGCGATTTGTCGATCATTGCCACCCCGCCGACGCAACGCCACGCGATCAAAACCTTTGTGTGCGAGTGGAACAAGACCATCATTCAGGAGGCGTGTGCGCGGGAATTGTCACGCGGCGGGCAGGTGTACGTGCTGCACAATGAGGTCAAAACCATCGACAAGGTGGAGCAGGAACTGAGCGCGATGTTGCCCGGTGTGACGGTGCGCCATGCCCACGGGCAGATGCGGGCGCACGATCTGGAAAATATCATGAGCGACTTTTACCACCAGCGTTTCCAGATTCTGATTGCCACCACCATCATTGAAAGCGGCATCGACGTGCCGACCGCCAACACGATTTTGATCAACCGTGCCGACAAGCTGGGGCTGGCGCAGTTGCACCAGTTGCGCGGGCGGGTCGGGCGTTCGCACCACCGCGCTTATGCCTATTTGATTGCGCCGCCGAAATCCGCGCTCACGCCGGATGCGGTCAAGCGGCTGGAAGCGATTGAATCGCTGGAAGAACTGGGGGTCGGTTTCACGCTGGCGACGCACGATCTGGAGATTCGCGGCGCGGGCGAATTGCTCGGCGAAGGGCAAAGCGGGCAGATTCAGGAAATCGGTTTCAACCTCTACAACGACCTGCTGGAACGCGCGGTGAAGGCGTTGAAATCGGGCAAAGTGCCGGAACTGAGCGCGACCAGCCGCCGCACCACGGTGGAATTGGGTGCGCCTGCGCTGATCCCTGACGATTATTTGCCGGATGTCCATGCGCGGCTGATCCTCTACAAACGCATTGCCAGCGCGGAATCGCAGGCGGCACTCGACGAATTGCGGGTGGAAATGATCGACCGCTTCGGGCTGCTGCCAGAGCCGACCAAGACGCTGTTCAGCGTCACGCGGGTCAAGCTGCTGGCGCAGGAACTGGGCATCCGCAAGCTGGATATGCACATCAAGGGCGGGCGGATTATCTTTGACGACAAGCCGAATATTGACCCGATGAAGGTGATTACGCTGATCCAGAAACGCCCGTGGGTGTTTAAGCTGGATGGGCAGGATAAGTTGCGGTTTGAGATTGAACTCCCGACGGTGGAGGAGCGAGAGGAGTGGGTGATTGGGTTGATGGGGGAGATTGGGGAGTGAAAAAACGACATTTAACAGTCATAAAAAATACATTGACAAACAATTAAGCTATCTATATAAATCCTGCCTATGGAATTTACAGACAGGAATTTTACGTGATAATTGACCTAAGCAAGCAAGCAAGCAAGCAAGCAAGCAAGCAAGCAAGCAAGCAAGCAAGCAAGCAAGCAAGCAAGCAAGCAAGCAAGCAAGCAAGCAAGCAAGCAAGCAAGCAAGCAAGCAAGCAAGCAAGCAAGCAAGCAAGCAAGCAAGCAAGCAAGCAAGCAAGCAAGCAAGCAAGCAAGCAAGCAAGCAAGCAAGCAAGCAAGCAAGCAAGCAAGCAAGCAAGCAAGCAAGCAAGCAAGCAAGCAAGCAACTAATTCTCTAGCCTCATGGCTGCTATTGCCAGCCGTTTTCCTGCTCTTTTCATCCCCTGCCTCTGCCGACCTTCCGCTCACCGTTGAAAACCTGCTCAGTGACAAGGGCAAGCTGCGCCTTGAACTGTCCGCCAGTTATGCCAACTCCGAACGCCGGGGCGTGGAAACGAGTGATCCGGTAGAAATCCAAACCGGGGCGAATAGTTTTGTGTACATCCCCACCTTGGTAGGCGAACGCCTCAGCAACAGCGACGCGCTGGTGACTACCGCAGGCATCCGCTACGGGCTCACCAAAGACACCGAAATTTACGCCCGCGCCTCCGCCATCGGCATTGACCGCCGTGCCGAAACCGCCAGCGGGGACACCCTCAAGGATAGTGAAAGCCGTTTTGCCGACGCATGGCTGGGGGTGAATCAGCGTATCCGCGATGATGCTGACAAGCCCGCCCTGTTTGTATTTGGCGAAATTCAAGCGGCTGAACGCCAAGACAGCGGCAAAAATATCTATGGCAAATCCCTGACGGCAGGCTTCACCACTTACCAAACCTATGATCCAGTTGTGCTTTCCCTCACGGGGGCAGCCCAACTCAATGCCACGCGCAAGGATGGCAGCACAGAACACCGACCCGGCAATAGCCTGAGCCTTTCGCCTTCCGTGGGGTTTGCGGTCAATGACAAGGTGACGCTCACAACAGGTCTGACGTGGCGACTGCGCCAAGCTGACAATGTTGACGGGAAAGAAACAGGAATCCGACGCACCACCACCAGCCTTGATCTGGGGCTGGGTTATGCGCTGGGCAAGCGTGACACGCTTAACCTCAGCGCACGTCCCCAAGTTTCCGGCAACGGTGATGTCCAAGTTGTAGCGAACTGGATTCACCGACTGGAAAAGTAGCGAAAGCTAATTTCAACATGACGCAATCAATTAAGGAGTTAATGTCATGAAAAAACTGTTGATCACATCTCTCTTGGCAACGAGCCTCGCTTCCGGTAGTGTACTGGCAAACTCTGCCTCGCAGCAAGGCGACCTCGACCAAAGGGTGTGAACAAAAGTGCGGTGTCCTGTAGACTAAGATGGCATCCCCTAAAACCAGAGAAAAAGGACTTTCCCATGTTGACAGTTAGCTCCCGCGACCAAAAACTTTTAGAAGCCTTGAACCGCAACCCAGCATTAAAAGCTCGGATGGAAGGGCTAATCGAGGTGGTTGAAAATGCCGGTGATGACATTATCAAAGCAGCAGACGCCGAACAGCGGGTGATAGAAGAACTGCGCCAAATGGGAAATGATGCGATCACTGCATGGGCAAACAAACGTGTAGAAAAATGCACAGCCCCAGCCTGTGAAGAAGGCATTGGGAAGTATGTAAAGAGTGGAAAAAAAACTGTCATTGGCACACGACCTACGGAAAAATCCACATAAGCGAACCGGTCTACCGGATTCCCGGCAAGCGTGTCCGCCCCTTTAGCCAGAGTGCCGAGGTTGTTTGCCGAGGCTGTTCGCTCCCGCTGCAACGGGCGGTGACGGACTTTGGGGCGGACTGTTCATTTGCTCAAGTGCCTGATAAATTAGAAGAACATTACGGGATACGGCTGGCATCCAGCAGCATCCGACACATCACCGAAGGTCACGCCAAACGCATCCATGAACAGGGCAATCGCTTGAAAGTTTGGTTGCAAAACATGCATAAATAAGGTTTTTCCCGAAAGGACAAAACCGATGCCGAACTTGCCGTCCAGCGCTATCAGCCGCCTACTGGAGGGTGTGAACAAAAGTGCGGTGTCCTGTAGACTAAGATGGCATCCCCTAAAACCAGAGAAAAAGGACTTTCCCATGTTGACAGTTAGCTCCCGCGACCAAAAACTTTTAGAAGCCTTGAACCGCAACCCCGCATTAAAAGCTCGGATGGAAGGGCTAATCGAGGTGGTTGAAAATGCCGGTGATGACATTATCAAAGCAGCAGACGCCGAACAGCGGGTGATAGAAGAACTGCGCCAAATGGGAAATGATGCGATCACTGCATGGGCAAACAAACGTGTAGAAAAATGCACAGCCCCAGCCTGTGAAGAAGGCATTGGGAAGTATGTAAAGAGTGGAAAAAAAACTGTCATTGGCACACGACCTACGGAAAAATCCACATAAGCGAACCGGTCTACCGGATTCCCGGCAAGCGTGTCCGCCCCTTTAGCCAGAGTGCCGAGGTTGTTTGCCGAGGCTGTTCGCTCCCGCTGCAACGGGCGGTGACGGACTTTGGGGCGGACTGTTCATTTGCTCAAGTGCCTGATAAATTAGAAGAACATTACGGGATACGGCTGGCATCCAGCAGCATCCGACACATCACCGAAGGTCACGCCAAACGCATCCATGAATCCCAAGTGTTGATAAAAGACTATCCAAGCACGTTGGGAAAAGCCTATGTCATTGCCGAAATGGACGGCAGCATGATCCCCATCGTCGAGATTGACGAAACAGCCCCCGACAAGCGCAAAGGCAAAAAGGAAAGCTGGAAAGAAGCCCGCCTGTGTCTTGCCCACGCCAAAGGCAGTGCTACGCCAACGTTTGGCGCAATATTCGGTGGCACGGTAGAAGATGCTGGAAAAATCTTATTCGACACCGCCTGCCGTGCTGGATTTGGAAAAAGCACGTTCCTCCATGCGGTGGGTGATGGGGCAAGCTGGATCAACCGTCAAGTGGATGAACAATTTGGCACACAAGGACATTACCTGATTGATTTTTATCATGTTTGTGAATACCTATCAGCAGCATCCGCAAGCTGTTCATGCCTCAAGGACAAGGATAAATGGTTTGCCAAACAGAAAAAAGCCCTACAGGATGGTCAAGCTCAAGCGGTCATCGACACACTGAAACCTTTCCTCGAAGCAGAAACGGTAGAAGACAGTAACGCCCCAGTACGAGCTTGTCACCGTTACCTGAGCAACCGCATTGAGCAACTGGATTACCCGACAGCAAAATCCCTCGGATTGCCCGTGGGGTCGGGCGAAATAGAAAGTGCACACCGTTACATCATCCAGCAACGCTTAAAAAAATCGGGGGCATGGTGGAAAAGTGATAATGCGGCGGATATGTTGGCGTTGAGGGTCATGCGGGGAAACCAGCAATGGAAGCATTATTGGCGAAACACCGCTGAGGCGGCATGAGGTTTACCGCACTTTTGTTCACACCCCCTACTGGAACAGTTGTCAGTTTTAGAAGACCCACGCCAGCAAGCCAAAGTTCTCTACCCCCTACCTGAAATCCTATTGCTGGGTTTGGCAGGCAGCTTAGCAGGGGCAGACGATGTGGTGGAAATGGTGCGCTGGGCAAAGCTAAACGCGGATTTCCTGCGCCGCTATTATCCCTATGCACGGGGCTTTCCCAGCCATGACACGGTGAGTGACGTGTTCAACGCGCTGAATGCTAAGCTGTTTTCGGAACTGTTTATCCGTTGGACAAACAGCCTGTCCGCAGGGGAGGCTGACCTATTGAACATTGACGGCAAAACCTCACGGCGCAGTGGTGGCAACGGGCAGAGCCCTCTGCACCTGGTGTCAGCGTGGGCAAACCAGCAAAATCTAGTGCTGGGGCAGGAAGCCACCGACCAGAAATCCAATGAAATCACTGCCATCCCCGCCTTGCTACGCAAGCTCGACATTGAAGGCTGCTTGATCACCATTGATGCGATGGGGACACAAAAGGCCATCGCCAAGCAAATCGTGGAAGCAGGCGGTGATTACCTACTGGCAGTCAAAGACAATCAGAAAACGTTAGCAGAAGACATCGCCCTGTTTTTCGAAAAGCCGCCTGCCGGTTATGTGCTGGATGAAGACACCCAGGTGGAAAAAGACCACGGGCGGCTCGAAACCCGCCGTTGCCGCATTTGCACCGATGTTGCTTGGTTGGAACAACGGCAGGAATGGGCAGGACTTGC contains:
- a CDS encoding transporter, encoding MPAVFLLFSSPASADLPLTVENLLSDKGKLRLELSASYANSERRGVETSDPVEIQTGANSFVYIPTLVGERLSNSDALVTTAGIRYGLTKDTEIYARASAIGIDRRAETASGDTLKDSESRFADAWLGVNQRIRDDADKPALFVFGEIQAAERQDSGKNIYGKSLTAGFTTYQTYDPVVLSLTGAAQLNATRKDGSTEHRPGNSLSLSPSVGFAVNDKVTLTTGLTWRLRQADNVDGKETGIRRTTTSLDLGLGYALGKRDTLNLSARPQVSGNGDVQVVANWIHRLEK
- a CDS encoding ISAs1 family transposase, whose amino-acid sequence is MEQLSVLEDPRQQAKVLYPLPEILLLGLAGSLAGADDVVEMVRWAKLNADFLRRYYPYARGFPSHDTVSDVFNALNAKLFSELFIRWTNSLSAGEADLLNIDGKTSRRSGGNGQSPLHLVSAWANQQNLVLGQEATDQKSNEITAIPALLRKLDIEGCLITIDAMGTQKAIAKQIVEAGGDYLLAVKDNQKTLAEDIALFFEKPPAGYVLDEDTQVEKDHGRLETRRCRICTDVAWLEQRQEWAGLASIICIESWVEKAGKSTYSIRHYICSLAMIAKAAQYAVRSHWAIENKLHWVLDVLMREDLARNRSNHGAHNLAILRHMGTNLLRNDKTNKHSLKVRRKQAGWSTDYLAQLLEQVM